Within the Oncorhynchus clarkii lewisi isolate Uvic-CL-2024 chromosome 2, UVic_Ocla_1.0, whole genome shotgun sequence genome, the region aaccatagagaaagagacaatagatATTGGCTGGATTTACCGTGAATGAGCTGGACTGTTTTGGACTTACCTGTTggcgtttggacctggacctaccgagaacccgattcgtgtaccgaaccctgctatccttgacctTGCCTACAGCCTGGGTGGAccaggacggagaaacaaacacacaggtactgtcctgttcgAAAGAACTTACATTCTGGGGTGAATTGGTGACAGTTTCCCACCTAATTTGTGACAAACGCTCATAACCTTGAAGAGGTTTGCCACACGTGGTGGAGAATGCGGGCAATGGACTAACCATACCGCTGGTTAGGTAGAAGAAAAATGTTCAGTTAGCACTCCAAAGGGGAGTCAGGTTTTTTTTGTGGCTTTGTTTTTTTTAGGACAGTTTCTCAGGAAAATGAGTATGGAGGGAGCCATACAGGCCCTGTTACAAGCAGAGGCCACCCAACAAGAGGCAACTAGAGCTAAAAAAAAAAGCTCATCAGGATGTAATGCGAATGTATCAGGACACGTTACAGGTCCAGCACCACACCAACCAGCTGCTCAGAGAAGAACAAGAGAGAAACACCCGGGAGTTAAGAGAAGGCCTAAAGGGGCTAGTGGGCCAAATTGGGGCTCAATTACCAGCTGCAAATACCCAGATGCGGGCCAATAATTTTCTTCAAAAAATGACAGCACAGGATGATGTGGAAGCATATCTTACCACCTTCGAAAGGACGGCAGAGAGGGCGAAGTGGCCGAAAGAAGAATGGGCAGGGCTTCTGGCACCATACCTGGCAGGGGACGCTCAAAACGTGTATTTCGACCTGGAGTTGAAAGATGTACAGGATTACGATAAACTAAAGGGAGAGCTTCTGACTAGACTGGGAGTGACCGATACGGTAAGAGCACACCGCTTCCACCCGTGGTCCGACCGACCTGGACAACCTCCCCAAACACAGATGTTCGACTTGATTCACCTGGCACGGAAATGGTTGCGACCGGAGACCCGTTCCTCCGCCGAGATCGTCGAGACCATCGTACTCAACCAGTTTCAGCGAGGTCTACCCCAAGAAGTGCGACGATGGGTTGGCCAGAACGAGGTACTTTCCGCCGACCATCTCGTGGGCCTGGTTGAAAGGTATTGTACGGCAGGAACAGCTGAGCAGGCACAGGAGGAAAGATTCCCATTCCCCAGGCCTGGGCGAACCAGCGGACAGGGTAAGACTGTCCCAACaggtggagggggaagagagcAGTGTGGGGCAATGAGGAAAGAATCAGAATCGGCCCGAGACACTAAGGAAAAAAACGGAAACCAGGACCGGGGGTCGAGGGGGTCTCCCCCCCGAACCCCTATTATCTGTTACAATTGTAATCGACCAGGACATATTGCAGCCTACTGCCCTATTAAAGAAGAGCCAATGCAATGTAACCTCTGTGAAAAAGAAGATGATATATGGTATGCATGTCCTGTTGTAACCACTGTACTTGAAAGATCaagaaacaaacatacagtgccttgcgaaagtattcggcccccttgaactttgcgaccttttgccacatttcaggcttcaaacataaagatataaaactgtattattttgtgaagaatcaacaacaagtgggacacaatcatgaagtggaacgacatttattggatatttcaaacttttttaacaaatcaaatactgaaaaattgggcgtgcaaaattattcagcccctttactttcagtgcagcaaactctctccagaagttcagtgaggatctctgaatgatccaatgttgacctaaatgactaatgatgataaatacaatccacctgtgtgtaatcaagtctccgtataaatgcacctgcactgtgatagtctcagaggtccgttaaaagcgcagagagtatcatgaagaacaaggaacacaccaggcaggtccgagatactgttgtgaagacgtttaaagccggatttggatacaaaaatatttcccaagctttaaacatcccaaggagcactgtgcaagcgataatattgaaatggaaggagtatcagaacactgcaaatctaccaagatctggccgtccctctaaactttcagctcatacaaggagaagactgatcagagatgcagccaagaggcccatgatcactctggatgaactgcagagatctacagctgaggtgggagactctgtccataggacaacaatcagtcgtatattgcacaaatctggcatttatggaagagtggcaagaagaaagccatttcttaaagatatccataaaaagtgttgtttaaagtttgccacaagccacctgggagacacaccaaacatgtggaaaaaggtgctctggtcagatgaaaccaaaattgaactttttggcaacaatgcaagacgttatgtttggcgtaaaagcaacacagctcaacaccctgaacacaccatccccactgtcaaacatggtggtggcagcatcatggtttgggcctgcttttcttcagcagggacagggaagatggttaaaattgatgggaagatggatggagccaaatacaggaccattctggaagaaaacctgatggagtctgcaaaagacctgagactgggacagagatttgtcttccaacaagacaatgatccaaaacataaagcaaaatctacaatggaatggttcaaaaataaacatatccaggtgttagaatggccaaggcaaagtccagacctgaatccaatcgagaatctgtggaaagaactgaaaactgctgttcacaaatgctctccatccaacctcactgagctcgagctgttttgcaaggaggaatgggaaaaaaattcagtctctcaatgtgcaaaactgatagagacataccccaagcgacttacagctgtaatcgcagcaaaaggtggcgctacaaagtattaacttaagggggctgaatcattttgcacgcccaatttttcagtttttgatttgttaaaaaagtttgaaatattcaataaatgtcgttccacttcatgattgtgtcccacttgttgttgattcttcacaaaaaaatacagttttatatctttatgtttgaagcctgaaatgtggcaaaaggtcgcaaagttcaagggggccgaatactttcgcaaggcactgtatgtgcaagGTGAAGGTTGAAGGGAAAGAGGTTGAAGTACTGCTGGATTCTGGCAGTATGCTAACCCTGGTCGTTGCAAACCTAGTGCCAACTTATAAACTGGATGCAAGTCAGGATATCAGTGTTACATGCATTCATGGGGATACCCGTATGTACCCCACAGCCTTAGTGAGCATACAAACAGAGGACGGTCGGCTGGATTATGAGGTCGGCGTGGTCCCAAAGATGCCATAGGATGTAATATTGGGTAGATACTTTCCTAACTTTGCGAAGTTAGGCCAAAAGAATGGCATATTTGAGAAGCCAACAACCCTGACCAAGCAGGAAGAAGCATGGGGTCTTCAACCAAAGCCAAAAAAAGAGGTCTCCCAGGGGCCAACCTCACAGGTGCTAGtaggggaggatgaggatgaaGTGGCAAACCTTGTTGATAACGAACAGCCCGGTACTAGTGGGGCTGGGGTTGATCTGAATCCAGAGGACGACGATCTAGAGCCAGCAGACCTTGCAGGGTCCTTGACTAATTTCGGGACAGACCAAAACCAGGATCCAACCCTGCAGCAAGCCAGAGTAGAAGTGCAGGTCGTAGATGGTACTCCCATAAATGATGGGATGATGCCTAATAGTTTTCCCCACTTCATTATGAATAAGGGTTTGGTGTACAGAGTATCAAAAATAGGGGTTGATGTGGTTGAACAGTTGTTGGTCCCCACACGGTACCGGAGGACAGTACTGGATCTAGCTCACGGGCACATTCTGGGTGGACACCTTGGTATCGATAAAACCCGAGACCGGATTGTAAGGAGGTTTTACTGGCCAGGAATTCAGGCTGAAGTGGCTCGGCATTGTGGTGAGTGCCCGTAGTGCCAGTTAACATCTCCCCGACCAGCTGTTAGAAGCCCGTTAGTGCCACTCCCCATAATTGAAACGCCATTTGAGAGGATAGCAATGGATATAGTGGGCCCACTACCCAAATCTGCCAGAGGGCACCAATACATTCTGGTCATTCTAGATTATGCCACTCGCTACCCAGAAGCCATTATCCTTCGGACGATGGCTTACAAAAATATCGCTAAGGAATTAGTGCTCTTGTTCACCAGGGTAGGGGTTCCAAAGGAGAACCTTACTGACCAGGGGACCCCCTTTATGTCCTGCCTTCTGGCAGACCTTTGTAAATTGTGGCAGGTGAAACAGTTGAGGACATCGGTTTACCATCCTCAGACGGACGggctggttgagagattcaaCAGGACCCTGAAGTCAATGCTCAGGAAGGTAATCGATAAGGATGGGAAAAACTGGGATTGCATGTTGCCGTATCTGATGTTTGCCATTATAGAGGTTCCTCAAGCCTCGCTGGGGTTTTCTCCCTTTGAGCTGGTATATGGGAGGCACCCCCGGGGAATCTTAGACATCACCTGGGAAACCTGGGAGCACCAATCCACCCGTATACTAGTGTCATAGAGCACGTCACGGCAATGCAAGACAGGATAGCCACAGTCATGCCCATCGTCCGAGAGCACATGAGCCAAGCACAAGAGCACCAGCGGCACAATTATAACCGGCAGGCTACCCTGAGGGAATTTTAACCGGGAGATAAGGTGTTAGTGCTGATCCCCACGGTAGAGTGCAAACTACTAGCCTCATGGAAAGGACCATATGAAGTACTGGAGAGAATAGGAGACGTTAATTATCGGATCCGACAGCCAGGTCGACGGCCCCAGGAACAGATCGATCACATAAACCTGTTAAAAGCATGGAGAGAGAAACACTAATGGTCAcataccccacacacacccagGAGACAGCCGAAGTAAATATTTCACCTactctgtccccagcacaagtacAGGAAATAAAGACCCTGATCGAGAAAAACCGAGATGTGTTTTCAGAGGTACCCGGCCAACCTGAGGTTACGGCTCATGATATTGTTTCCCTACCAGGGAGAAAAGTGAGCATAAGGCCATATCGGGTACCCGAGGCTCGACAGGCCGCGAttagagcagagacagagaaaatgttGACAGCTGGAGTGATCGAGGAGTCACATAGTGAGAGGTCTAGCCCAATTGTGATGGTCTCCAAGCCCGATGGGTCTTTGCGGTTCTGTAACGACTTTCGGAAGGTAAATGAAATCTCCAAGTTTGATGCCTACCCCATGCCCCGAGTAGATGAACTACTGGAGAAAATTGGTAAAGCTCGGTACATTACGACCCTGGACCTGACAAAAGGGTACTGGCAAATTCTTCTGACCCCCAGGGCCAAAGAAAAGACAGCCTTCGCAACCCCTGACGGTTTGTTTCAATACACAGTCATGCCATTCGGCTTACACGGGGCCCCAGACACCTTTCAACGGCTCATGAACAACCGCACCAAGCATACGCCGCAGCTTATTTAGATGACGTGGGGATCTAAAGCCCAGATTGGGAATCCCACTTACCCTGGATACAGGCGGTGTTAGACgcccttagaaaggcagggcttATGGCAAACCCTGCCAAGTGTTATGTGGGGTTAGAGGAAACAGAGTATTTGGGATATGCCGTGGGAAGAGGGTTAATCAAACCCCAACGTAAGAAGGTGGAGGCAATTAGAGGATGGCCGAAACCAGTAAATAATAAGCAGGTTCGAGCCTTCCTAGGGCTGACCGGTTACTACCGGAAGTTCATCCCAAGTTATGCCACAGTGGACGCCCCACTCACCGACATGACTAGAGCCAGAGGGCCAAACATGGTCAAATGGGATGAAAGGGCCACCAAAGCATTTAGGACATTACAGGAGACTCTCTGCTGTAATCCAGTGCTGGTGGTACCAGACTTTGAGAGAGAGTTTGTGCTTCAGACGGATGCCTCAGAGGTTGGCGTGGGAGCAGTGCTATCCCAAGAGGTAGAAGGGGTGGAACACCCCATCCTGTTTTTAAGCAGGAAGCTGGAACCTTGGGAAACCAACTACGCAGTCGTTGAGAAAGAGGCGCTGGCAGTAAAGTGGGCTCTAGAAAGCCTGAAATACTACCTGCTGGGGCGCCACTTCACCCTCATCAGTGACCATGCCCCACTCACCTGGATGCATAGGGCTAAAGAGAAGAACGCTTGGGTGATGCGGTAGTTTTTGAGTCTCCAACCGTTTTACTTTGACTTGAAACacaggaaaataagtatttggtcacctactaacaagcaagatttctggctctcacagacctgtaacttctatacaaagggtatataacaaagtattgagataaacttctgttattgaccaaatacttattttccaccataatttgcaaataaattcattaaaaatcatacaatgtgattttctggattttttttctcattttgtctgtcatagttgaagtgtacctatgatgaaaattacaggcctctcatctttttaagtgggagaacttgcacaattggtggctgactaaatacttttttgccccactgtatatacacactcactagactatatacacacactatatacacactcactagactatatacacacaatcactagactatatatacacactcactagactatatatacacactcactagactatatatacacactatactatatacacacactcactatactatatacacacactatacacacactcactagactatatacacacaatcactagactatatacacacaatcactagactatatatacacaatcaCTAGACTATATTTACACAATCACTAGACTATATTACACACaatcactagactatatatacacaatcactagaatatatatacacacacaccatgaacacactcattcacacactaCATTGACATAACACAAACGCATACcgacaacacacatcacacacacttttacactcataaTTTGCTGCTGCTCtgctgttctttattttactctcatctatcctgatgcctagtcactttaccctgccttcatgtacatatctacctcaaataccttgtacTTCTGCTTATTaatatggtactggtacttcctgtatatagctccattcttgtgtttttattttactcTTCTTGTgttcgttttttccccctctgaatCGTTGGGAAGGACTCGTAAGCAAGcctttcacagtaaagtctacaccagttgtattaggcatgtgacaaataacatttgcaaccggaaggttgcaagttcaaacccccgagctgacaaggtacaaatctgtcgttctgcccctgaacaggcagttaacccactgttcttaggccgtcattgaaaataagaatttgttcttaactgacttgcctagttaaataaaggtaaaataaaagtaacattTGATTTTGTTACTAATCAAGAGTCCCTTTATGTAGGATATAGAAGAACTAATTCAATCAATTGCAGACAGTGGATTTCCAGATAGAGGAAACAGTGTAAAGCACTACCATTATACAGGTGGGACAGGCCTAGCTCTGTTATCCCCTGCCTAGCTCTGTTATCCCCTGCCAAAAATAATTTGGTTGCAAATTACCACTAGAGATCCTTAATTAAGTGTACCTGGGAGGGGTCAGTGACTCGCAGGGTGACCACATCCTCGCTGGTGTATTTAATGAAGAGGTGGTGCTCATCCAGCAGCTGCATCTTCCACATCCTCAGCTGTCTCAGCTGGTCAAAGAACTGGAAGAAGCGTCGCTTGGCGGTGGCGCTGCCGTCCTTCTCAGCCCGTCTCCACAGGTAGACTAGTAGTCTGTGCTTCAGGGAGTTGATGGTCTTCTCCTTGTAGAGGCGGGAGAAGCCTGGCTGGCCCTCGGCCCGGGCCTCAGTGTACACCGCAGACAGAGTCAGGAGGTCGTCCTCGTAGCAGAAACGACCGATGGTCCGCacgtccagaaacaacccctctGATGTCACCTACAGGATGACATCAGAACTATAAAAACATTCATTTAATTTCAGAAAAACATTCAATCAAGATGGTATAACGTTGTAATCTCACTACCAGGTAAGCATAGGGTACAGAGGATGAGGCAGGCTGAGATTATACACCTGAAAGACATGGATTGTCTGCTGCTGAACAGAAAGAACAGCCAGTATGTTACGGTAGAGGTAGAGTCCCTGGTTGTGCGAGAGGATGATCTTGTCACACCTAAAAGACCTGGTGTCACAAAGCCGGCCAGTGTGCAAGTCAATGACGTGCAGTGAGTAGTCCTCCAGAGGAGAGCGGGGGTTGGGAGTCACAGACTCGTTGTTGCGGTACACCTCAAAGAAGTGTGGAGATGGCTCCTCGGGCACGTAGACCGCTGAGCCCACGATCACATAGCGACAGTCATCAGTGAACAGGCTGCACTCTCGGTTCAGGTGCTCCCCATTGGAGGCCACGTTAGTGACGTGCAGGAGGGAAAAGAAGCGCTCAAAGAGGCGGCCGCGGATGTTGAGGGAGCGCTGGTCATTGCCGTTGGCCAGGGTCTCCCCATCCTGCCCCAGCAGCAGATCCTCCGCTGCATGGCAGCCCTGGTACTCATAGATCTCCAAAGAGGTCTGGTCAGAGGAGAAGGCTATGAAGCAGCGTCCATCTGGGGAGAACTTGCGTAGGAAGCAAGGAGGCTTCTCTACATTTACCACAGTGAAGTTTGGGAAAAGGTTCTGGTGGAAGCAGCGCCCGCGGTACCAGTGGGCTGCAGCCCGGCCAGAGAAGATCCGCCGCCGCTCCAGTCGATGGACCACATTCTGGTTCTGGATGCGCCTGGGTTTCAGAGTCGGGGAATCATCTTCCATTGTTTGATTGTTGCCAACTCCCACCAACTGGTAGCTACATCACAAATCTCTCTGTATGGCAACTAGTTAAAGAAGTAATACAAGACAATTAAATCAATACACAATTAATTTGAAAGTGCAACAGCTTATCAGCATTGTCATATCACACAGGTCATTTCTAGAATAGGTTTCCATTGCAAATCATCTTGTTTTggtgcaaaatgttttgcaatagtgtccgactaatgaatacacccctgggcTGCCCTTAGTTCGATTTAACGCTATGTTTCGTGACAGTTTGTAGTACTGAATGACACATTTCCCCCAAACAGCGTGCACCGTTTTTTAACAGCCTTTGAAGTACATTTGCTCCCATTTGGTGGATGTGGCAAGATGTGGTCATTTGAAATTGCTAAACTCCTGGTCCTTCTGTATAGAACTGTTTCTGTTTAACTAAACTTTGAATATCGTTCTGTCGTACTGAACGCACCCCAGGTGTAATGTTGTTCACTAGCTACAGATTGTATGCCTGATAATGTGATATAACCAAAGATTTGTGGTGTCCATTATTGGCTGTTACAGGAAAGCCCCATACAAACCACCGCCATAGATTTTTATAACTAACCTGTTCTTGGCGATACTTTTTTCACCGAATCGAGAATGAAGTATCTTAGAAATGTCAGTTTCCAATTGCAGGTGGTTCTACAAAAACCATAGACAATTCAGAAAGATATTAAATCCAGGTTTTTATTGGGTGAGATATGTCTCTTGTATGTGTGTAGATATTTATTTTGGTCGCATTGTGACGAGCAGACATTTACTTCTACACATGGCTGTGACGCATAGAAACGACTACACCCTAGTTCCTGCAAAGATGCTGGGAAATGCTCTAGATGTGCAGCAGCTAAGATGGCGAGGAACCTCCTTGCACGGTACAAGACATAGATTTAATATCTTGAGTTATCgctgttttttttaaaaagcTATAGCGGccatttataataataatttggtgggtgcttatatttatCCAActacacatgtacaagtgtgtattatacacgtgtgaattggaaatgtgtttttgcatatcccaactctcctTGAGACACCCttggagtggggtcacagccagggtctgccATTGTCAATGGCAACTTTGGAGCAATTAGGGTGtgttgctcaaggacacatcgaCAAATGTATCACATTGTCAGTGAGGAGATTCGAACTAGGAACCgtttggttactggcctaacattctaacacactaggctacctgagacCGAGTAATGGTCACCAAAAATATTTGGTTATATCACATTATCTAGCGTACAATCTGTAGCTAGTCATTCACTAGCCCAAAAACgaactccgactgggaaaatcgTTTTGATCCAACTCGACTTTCCAACCTGAAGTCTGTCTTCATGATTTTGATCTcgtttttttccgagttcccagttgtgttGAACGCGTCAGTAGAAGGTGTGTATTTCATGCCGAACCCCGACCTTGAGATGCCTCTACATCACGATTTCAATGGTAGAGTTGAACCACTAGAAAGAGCTAGGTTTACTCCtgaaataacaaaatatataACTTTTCCAAAACGAACTGTCCAAAATAATGACCCGAATTTACGTGTTTCACTATAACCAAACCTAAAACATCTCATGTTTGATTAAAAACGTTTTGAAATGCATAGTTATAAATATAATGACTAGAACGGACGAATCATTTATTTGAATGGGTAAACCCGTTCAATTCATTATATTTCTTTGCATTTAATCCTACCCGTTGGGCGAAACGTTACATACAAACTAACGTTAACTAAACAGTCAGAACTTGCTCGCTTGTGTTCGGGAAGCTAAACATTATTTTATTTGGAGTCATAGGCCGTTACAGAGCCAGCGGAGTTCATTTTCTAACAACAACGTTACTCACCTGTTGCTTGCTGTGAATTTGTCAAGCCAGTAACGTTATGCTATCTAGCCACAAAAACGATCAGATTATCAAATGCGGGAATAACGTTTGTTAGTTAGTCTTGGGGCAGGCAATAAAATGCGATTATGTGGCAAGCTTGGAACATTTGTTCTGAACAGGAATCGTGTTTTCGCAACACTGCTTCATGTTGTTAGCATTAGATAGATAACTAGATAACAAGctaagagagagacacaaacagcaAGAGATGCATCCTCTACGGTGGAACTGTTCCTCAATTCTCACAGCGCCATGGCAAACTCAGGGTGAAAATAGTATCGCATCACGTAGACGCCACACTTGACCAAAGGGGAGACTCAAAGGAAACTGACCTGCACAACGACTAATCAAAATCCAAAACGTACtttatccctaaccttaaccaaacccttaaccctgaccctaacctaaTATTCACAAATTCTGAAATTAAATATGGGTTTGCAGGTCAGGTGTCTGTATTAAAAATATGAACTGGTAGTAAGCCTGTAGCTATTTCATGAAACAACCTCACTCACATATTCCTGATTAATTATGTTTAGGAGTTTTCCTTGCCATGTGACCTGATCAATGACCTGATCAACGTTTTTCTTGGTCTTGGTGCATTCCTGTCCATACTAATAGGTCAAATCTTCTGAACCCATTATAAAGTAGTGTACAGGGAGAAATTAATTATTAAATTGTCCACGAAGCCCAAAAATGCATCTCGTTCTTAAGACTCCAATATTGGACAGAAGAAGCAGAATGAAGGACAACAGAAGAAAGCCCTCATGCCTTGCCTTGAGAGCATGATAATGGACCTATGTGTAATTATCCTTAACCCACGTGCCTCGTAGATTACAAGTCGTTCATTTCCATTAAGAGTGTGCGGTGAACACAGAAAGATAGTGCTAAaaacagtggcaagaaaaatgaAATGGTCCACTTTTCAAAGTACTGCAGTTTTTACCATGTAATGCGATGTATGTAGGCCTTCTGTAGTATTTCTTTGAATAGCCAATAATAATAGCTGGTGCTCTACTACTCAGAGGGGATGTGTGTAGCCCATCAATAACTTCTTCAGGGAGAGTATCCTCTCCCACACTTTTCTTTTGAGTTTTTGTTTATCAACTCATTCATTTCTAATATCCCATACCCCTATCACCTCAGCTTTTAGCAGCTGTTTGCAAAGTATGATTTGGGTTGAGAAAAGGACATGGCAGAAGGGGTATTCAAACGCTCTTGGGCGACTCTGAAGGAATACAGGGATAGAGcatacatatgtaggatcttaatttgagccagtttgctacagcaggaaaattatcCTGCAACAAacggaaatgtgaattattatgaggattataattaatggccaTTTTTGTAGGGATTGATATGTTTGTTGTTAGAGCAAATAAAGACTCTaattggaaattacaaactttataagcctttttaaaactcaaatacactacgcgtttgcatttcctgctgggCAGAAAAATTCCTATCAACAAAAgactgatcaaattaagatcctacatctgtagagccATTTGCTTCCTTCATACACTTCACAGACACGTGTAGGCTGTAATTCTGTGAGCGGACTAGGATAAGGACGAGAGACCTCAAGCGACCATTTCAGAACTTTGTGTTTACCAGCTAATGGAAAATAATcatatataaaataaatgtagacCTGTAGAAGCATATAGTAGGCTAGTACTTTTGAAGGAAAATTACATGTGTTGATAGTTAATAATTGTACATTTCTTGTGTCAATTATTCCCTCTAAATAACATATTTGCACAATTCCTCTTGAAGCTGAAATAGTAGTTT harbors:
- the LOC139370565 gene encoding DET1 homolog, whose amino-acid sequence is MEDDSPTLKPRRIQNQNVVHRLERRRIFSGRAAAHWYRGRCFHQNLFPNFTVVNVEKPPCFLRKFSPDGRCFIAFSSDQTSLEIYEYQGCHAAEDLLLGQDGETLANGNDQRSLNIRGRLFERFFSLLHVTNVASNGEHLNRECSLFTDDCRYVIVGSAVYVPEEPSPHFFEVYRNNESVTPNPRSPLEDYSLHVIDLHTGRLCDTRSFRCDKIILSHNQGLYLYRNILAVLSVQQQTIHVFQVTSEGLFLDVRTIGRFCYEDDLLTLSAVYTEARAEGQPGFSRLYKEKTINSLKHRLLVYLWRRAEKDGSATAKRRFFQFFDQLRQLRMWKMQLLDEHHLFIKYTSEDVVTLRVTDPSQPSFFVVYNMVSTEVLAVFENTSDKLLELFENFCDLFRNASLHSEAVQFPCSASSNNFARQVQRRFKDTIVNAKYGGHTEAVRRLLGQLPISAQSYSSSPYLDLSLFSYDDKWVSVMERPKTCGDHPIRFYARDSGLLKFKIQAGLLGRPINHAVRRLVAFTFHPFEPFAISVQRTNAEYVVNFHMRHVCV